DNA sequence from the Hippopotamus amphibius kiboko isolate mHipAmp2 chromosome 1, mHipAmp2.hap2, whole genome shotgun sequence genome:
GGGTCAGTCTCACATGACCGCAGGTAGAATATCTGCAAGTGGCAGTTATTTCTGTTGAAGCCAGTGCCCCTAACCAACATGTtctctgttccccacccccactctacttaaaaaaacagaagcaagaaaCTCATTCTCCATTCCTTCCtacccagcccccctccccattATATCAGAAGGGAGAATGGAGTTACAAACCCTTGCATGTCTCTATGTCTTTGAGTGTACagttaaaatgaaaaccacattCCACATTGGGTCAGAACCTGAGCCCAGATATTGAATCCagattcttctctcttttatctctAATTCTTGGGATCAAAAACACATAGTAATATTGAGAAACTGAAATTGCCCTTCCGTGGGTTAGAAGTCATTCCAGCCCCTACCTCTGCTGCTGTGTCAGCATCGCCTAGGAGACTGTCCTCAGGTCCCCTTGTAGGATGAccctccaccccaccacccccaattTTGTGTTCCCTCGCCCGGGGCTAACTGGGAAGTCCTTCCTGAGTTCTAACCTCTTCTGCTTTCTGCATAGACTATATTTAGGTAAATAAATCCTTTTATGGTATTGAAGCAGACACACGCGCAGTCCTAGAGAAAGTATTCATCTGAACAGAACATCTACCGAGGCAGCTAAGAAAGAATTAAGTTGTGCCAGGGCCAAAGAGATCCCTCTTAAGGGTATTTAAACCTTGCTGTTTACACTAAGCCAAGAACTTGGTGATGGAGTGAGGTGAGAAAACACTTTGAcaggagaatttatttttaagggtCACCTCTACCCAACCCCAAATCCTACCCAAGGTTTTTCCACAACTTGCAGGCTTTCCacggtttgttcttttttttccttttctttctttctttcttttctttctttctttctttctctttctttctttcttcctttctttctctctctcttttttttttttaagcaagtgtCAAAGTGTATCTCCTGTCTTCCCTGAACTTCATAATGGCAGGAAACTCTTGTGAGCAATCAGGGAGAACTTCCCACACGtcagtggggaaaaaatgagaTCAGGGGACGGATAGAAGgaataagacttttttttgtttgtatttgtccAAAGAACAGAGTCTGGGGGCAAAAGAGTGTGGTTGACCCTTGTTTGTGGAGGAAGGGGTTCTGAGACAGGGGAAAGGATGGAATGACCTCAGCCTAGGATGTCTGGTGTCCTGTGAGTCAGGAGCATCTGACCAGTCATGGGGCCAACTGCCCATTGCTGAGAAAGGCATAGGAAAAGAGGGAACAAGGCGATTGGTATTACTCTTCTTTGGAGCCAGTTTGCATGCTACAAAGGCCTAAAGGTAAAACTGATCGAGGACTGCAGGCTTTAATCTGTCCACTTCCCCAAAGCTCCAGAGCCAATAGAGtcaaggtgttttgtttttttttttaatatagtgtgATGTTTGTAATTTACACGTTCATGCAAGGAAATTCTTAACTCTTTCCCCTAGAATTTGCACCAGTCTTTTTTTCGCAACTGTCTCCACCAAAGAAATCCTTCTGTATTTGTTGTTAATAATCGTTTTCCTTCTTCTCAGTCAAAAGGCACCTTATGATCCTGGGGCTGACGTATAGGAACAGAAACTCAACCCTGGGGAGACCTCACAGTAGAGGAAATTGAGTTCAGGGCGTCTTTTTTGGCAAGCACGGGAAAAATTCCTTTCTGTGGAATAAGGACAAAGAATCAGGGGAAAGGAAGGGTTGACTCTGGTGGGTGGTAACTGGAAATTGGAAATCTGTGGAAATCAGAGGAGCAAAAACAGTACAGTGGAGAACTAGGGTCTTGGAGTTGCCCGTCTTCCCTGGGCAATGGAATATGCTTGTCTTATTGCTTGCCTTACCCCATCTCCTACCCCTGCCCTGTGAGGGGCTAACCTCTGTCAATGTCTTCTGCTCCCCAGAGCTCCTTATCAGTTGTATCCAAGCCAGAAtacctcccttcccttcccttcccttcccctaagGAAGATAGAACAAGTAACTCCCTTCCCCTGGCTACATACACACACCCAGCACTTTCCTCTCCAAGACTTCTGGCCTCTCCTGATAGTCTCAGCTCTGAGGAAGGAGGCGGGGAGGAGTGATGCATCACCCTGCATCCCTGCTCCGGTGTTTCTGGGAATTGTTCTGGGACACCCCTTGCCGGCATCTTGTCCGCATTCAGCCACAATCCTTCAAGGCCTCTGGTCACTTCCTAGCCCAAAGCCAGGGAGCCCAGGGTAGGGGAGAGCCCTGGAGAAGCCATGCTGTATGGAAACAAACAAAGGTGGATATATGAGCAGCCATTCACCTGAACAGGTCTGTGTCAGCCTCCTGGGTCCAGCGTCAAGTCAGAAGGATGGGCAGATACAAGAGCAGAGATGGCCTGGGGGATGGAAGAAAGAACCAGGCAGATAGATGAAGTCACCTCCATACACACAATTCCTATGTCATAGCTTGAGAAGTGGGGAGTCTTTTGTGAAATAATTCCAGTCAGGGAGGGTAGATATCTTCCAAGGAACATATGAGGCTACTTGCGTCTGTTTGTTTAGTTTTAACAAGTGCTGGCAGTTTTCATCTCTCATCCCAGGAAAACGTGAACAGCTTATTCCCCAGGGTCTTCCCATCCCAGGCACAAGTAGCAGAGGGGGAAGGGTCTTCCCATCCCAGGCACAAGTAGCAGAGGGGGAAGGGGTCTTCCCATCCCAGGCACAAGTAGCAGAGGGGGAAGGGGTTTTCTGATCACAGGCTGCTCCGTCTGGGCCAGTGACAAAGTCTTCTGTCCTCTTGCAAGCCAGACCACAGATTCAGAGGGCCAGGGCTACGGGCACACCTTAGGGGACAGGAGGAAAAACCCTGAGAGGTTTAACACAGACCTTGGCAGAAATGTTAGTGGAATTAGCTTTGTGGCATTCATAAAAGGCTGGTTGGGGTTGGAGGATACAAACGGAATTGTCTCTGATTAGACATTCAGCAAGAGAGTTAAGAGCCAAATTCTGGATAGAGCTGCTAAGGGTGGAACCAGGTGCAAGATAGGTTCTATAAGCAGGAAGGGCTCTGTTTAGACATAAGGAGGAACTTCCTGGCAGTAAGGGCTCAAACTGGAATCATGGAAACAGATAGCAGAACACTTTTCCAAGTAGTCTCCAGGGAGTGTATAAATGCATCTTTGCCTAGAGAGCAGTGGATGATTTAAGTGGCTTCTCAAGCCCACAGGAGCTAGGTTGGGTAGTCACGGTACcttggaaggaagaaggagggataGGAACTACAGGTGTACTTTTCACCCTGTCTGAACAAACTCAACAAACTGAACACAGGGCTGCTGTTCCTAGGGTGCTGAAGCTcctgaaaggaaggagagaagtctcttcataatagtatatatttaagGAAGGAGCCAGATGGGGGTAAGAAAGCAACAACATAAACATAAAACAGGGAGGCCAGAGACAGCCCTTCATTCCCTCCAGACACCCCTGGTATTGGCCCTGCCTTTACCTCCTCCCTTTGAACAACCAGGGGCCACCCGGGTCTTGCTTCCTTCAGGACGATAGGATTAAGCTGTTAGCCCTCTAACTGTGTCCTTTCAAGGACAAAGTGGGGGTCACAGTGAAGAAAGACGAACTGGGGCTCCAGAAGCAGTAGCTTGACTGAGGGGAGTGGGGACACGGGGTTTACATGGAAACCCACCCGAGGAATCAGGACGTCAGGGCTGCGCGCCCCTGTCAGGCCTCTGCGGGCCTTGGGTGGGACAGCCTTTTCCTCTCCTgtcatccctcccctcccaggcttCTTCAGGCTCCCAAGACCTGTCTAAACTCACAATTTGGGAGAAGGGACGAAGTGATTTTATCCTCGTCACCTCACCTCCAACCCTCCCGCAggtaaaagatgagaaaaacattCAAGAGGTGTTTGACCTGAGTGACTATGAGAAGTGTGAAGAGCTCCGGAAATCCaagagcagaagcaagaagaatcaTAGCAAGTTCACTCTTGCCCACTCCAGACAGCCCGGGAACACGGTATGCGCCTTCCGCCACCTTGGCCAGTGGACCACTGACCAGCTCAGGGGTGTGGGGGGCAGAGAACACCTTCCCCTTCAGGACCTCTCTCTCAGCTCTCTTGGCTCAGAGGCCCTGAATTACCGCTCTCCTGCCAGCTTTTATTATTTAACCTGAGAATATTGTGGccattccttccttccaggcAAGCCAGCGTTTAAACTGTCCAGCCACAAagatcatctctctctctgtatctctctctctctctctatcacacacatgcacacacacagacccctACACCTCTTGGGAGACAGCCACTTTTCCATGTACCCTGATGGGTGGTTGAAATTCTGAACCTAATTTCTCTTGTCTGAGGGAACCCAGGGCAGCCATTCCTGTCACCTtctatttcttcaaacatttaaagatCTTTACTTTAGTATCTGTCCTTCACCAAACCTCCTCAATCTCCAGTGCCCTATTAATATCCAGTACCCTTCTGAGCTCCTCCTTGGCTATTTCTAAAACATCCTCCGAGCAACGGCATTTTGCAGGAATAGAGGCTGATTTCCTTAAGTTACACATGACTGCAGAAGTAGAATCTCTCTCCTTCCAAGAGCTGGGTCTAAGAGAATGAGATgataatttctcatttcttcacTGTCAAGGCCAACTCTGAAACCCTGACTGAAAACAAGAATCTTCTCCTCACAGGCACCCAACCTGATCTTCCTGGCAGTGAGTCCAGAAGAGAAGGAATCATGGATCAACGCCCTCAACTCCGCCATCACCCGAGCCAAGAACCGCATCTTGGATGAGGTCAGAGGGCTCACTGTGGGCAGTGGGCgctgaggcagagggagcagaatGACTCACtgaggagggaagaggatggTGCGGGCCCCATTTACTCGCTCCCCACCAGCTCTGCTTCTCCCCACCAGCTTCTCCTTCTAGCTGctctctaagtctctgagtctgcCAGCTCCTCTTTCCCTGCTTTCTGAAGCGTGGGCCAGCCCTGGGCCAGCTTAAGGAGCCCCTTCATGTCCAGTACATCCCTTGCCCTTGGATTTGCTCAGAAGCAGTTCATGAGGTGGGATTATTTCCCAGTCCAGGCATGTTCAGGCCTCAGCGGAAGCTGGGGTGGGACAGAGAGTCTCTGAATAGCGGCCACGACTCACAGTGCGTCTCTTCAGGTCACCGTTGAGGAGGACAGCTATCTCGCCCACCCCACGCGAGACAGGGCCAAAATCCAGCACTCTCGCCGCCCCCCAACTCGGGGACACCTAATGGCCGTGGTATGTAAGACTCTAAGAAGGTAAAAATTGCCGAAGGGTCAACTCCACGTCAGTTCATCTCAGACGGGACTGTTATCTCAGACAGCCCACCAGAGGCATCTGTGTACCAAGGTCAAAggctagggaagtccctccacccTGTTCCCTTTCTTGATTGCTCCAAACCGAAAGtatttattcagcacctactaTGAATCTGAAAGTCCTGCCCTCAATAAATGGATCATCCTTCGGGGAGCGTGAGATATACCCACAAGGGAAGTGAAAAATAGAAGAGATGAATACGGTACAAGGCAGTATAAGGTACTGTCTGGTAGCTAGCTCTCCTGACGGGTAACAGCATTACGCACCCAGGAATTTAGAGGAGCAAGgattttctttcatctctctgagctCTGAGTGTCTAGGGAAAGAGGCACTCAGGTATAGTAGAaggaacatgggctttggaatcgAACAGAACTGGGTTGGAACCTAGCTTTGCAGTGTCCTCTGAAGCTGCGACCTCCAACTGCATAGCAGGGCCGTAATCATGCCCACGTGAAGGGTCGCTGCGAGGAATGATTCAAACAACGTGTGTATCAGTACATATGAGGTGCTGCATAcccttgtcactttttttttaattacagtattCTGGAAGTGGAACAAGTTTTATTTTAAGACAGGGGTTTCTGAGGTCCGAACAGCAGAGGGGCTTGAGGTGGGTGGCTCAGAAGATGGAAAAGGACAGTTACCCTGCCATGCCAGGCATCCCACGTGTGTCAAACCCAACGGATGCCTAGACCCCACAATATGGAGGAAAAAGACACTTCAGGAAGCTCGTAGTAAAGTGGAAAATACGGGAAAAAGGCAGGAGAAATTACTTTaaatcacagaaaaatgaaagaaataagaattagTATCAAAGGAATAAGAAATAGCAAACGAAGTCAGAGGGCTGTGTCAGGACTGGGGGCTTCTCATTCAGGGAAGGCACGTTGAGGAGGGAAATGACCACAGCTTGCTTCTCTTTCAGGCGGTCAGTCCTGAAATGCCCACTGATGACAATCTACCCCCTTCATTCCCGGCTTCTCCCTCTCCAGGCTTCAACCTCTACCTCGGATGGCATGCTGACCTTGGACCTGATCCAGGAGGAAGACCCTTCCCCTGAGGAACCAACCTCCTGTGCTGAAAGCTTTCGAGTCGACCTGGACAAGTCTGTGGCCCAGCTGGCAGGCAGCCGGCGGAGAGCAGACTCAGACCGTATCCAGCCCTCCTCGGACGGGGCAGGCGGCCTTCCCCGACCTTGGGAGAAGCCGGACAAAGGGGCCACCTACACCCCCCAGGCACCCAAGAAGTTGACCCCCACAGAAAAAGGCCGCTGTGCCTCCCTGGAGGAGATCCTGTCTCAGCGGGACGCTGCCCCAGCCCGCGCGGTCCAGCTGCGGGCCGAGGACTCCCCgagccccatcccaccccatcccggGCAGCTGTCCCGCATCCAGGACCTGGTAGCAAGGAAACTGGAGAAGACTCAGGAGCTGCTGGCAGAGGTTCAGGGACTGGGAGATGGGAAGCGAAAGGCCAAGGACCCCCCTCGGTCTCCTCCCGATTCTGAGTCGGAGCAGCTGCTGCTGGAGACAGAGCGGCTGCTGGGAGAGGCGTCCTCGAATTGGAGCCAGGCAAAGAGGGTGCTGCAGGAGGTCAGGGAGCTGAGGGACTTGTACAAACAGATGGACCTGCAGACCCCCGACTCCCACTTCAGGCCGACCACCCAGCACAGTCAGTACCGGAAGAGCCTGATGTGAAGGAAGGGGACAGAGTCTGGAATGTGTGGGGGTGGACGTTCTTATCTCCAGGTGTTGCAGGATACAGCTTTTTTATTTACCtcagtcaaaaaagaaaacaaaaacacagtcgAATCCGTTGCTCTTGCTGCTGCTCGACCCTCCTACAGCCCTTAtttccccacccacctcctttccttcctccccccatcTATCTCTTTGAGACCTGAGTTGCGTCAGATTTGGGAAGGAGGTGACC
Encoded proteins:
- the PLEKHO1 gene encoding pleckstrin homology domain-containing family O member 1, with product MMKKNNSTKRGPQDGNHQSAPPEKVGWVRKFCGKGIFREIWKNRYVVLKGDQLYVSEKEVKDEKNIQEVFDLSDYEKCEELRKSKSRSKKNHSKFTLAHSRQPGNTAPNLIFLAVSPEEKESWINALNSAITRAKNRILDEVTVEEDSYLAHPTRDRAKIQHSRRPPTRGHLMAVASTSTSDGMLTLDLIQEEDPSPEEPTSCAESFRVDLDKSVAQLAGSRRRADSDRIQPSSDGAGGLPRPWEKPDKGATYTPQAPKKLTPTEKGRCASLEEILSQRDAAPARAVQLRAEDSPSPIPPHPGQLSRIQDLVARKLEKTQELLAEVQGLGDGKRKAKDPPRSPPDSESEQLLLETERLLGEASSNWSQAKRVLQEVRELRDLYKQMDLQTPDSHFRPTTQHSQYRKSLM